In Erigeron canadensis isolate Cc75 chromosome 8, C_canadensis_v1, whole genome shotgun sequence, the DNA window atttattttatttgtacaaaataaatatatgcatTTGGTACTGCCAATTTTTGAAGTATGTCCAAGTTCAAGCTTCTACATTTTGCCTATAGGATCATATATCTCATTTGTGTTCCAATTTTTAAATTTCCAGAGGAGGAAGATTTCAATAACAATTACGAATCTTGCCAAAGTAGGTATGAATCTGGAAGGTATCGTAGGGAATCACTGCACAAACCTTCGTCTTACCTAATTTCCAGATTAAGTGAATACGAAGCACTTCACACCCGATGTGGACCACAATCAGAAGCCTACAAGCAAAAGATAAGAGAATTAAAGTCTGGTCGTGTGAGCAATAATCATGACGATGAATCCTCAGATTGTAAGTATCTAGTGAGGATACCGGCTGATGGGCTAGGAAACAGAATGCTGAGCCTAGCATCAGCATTTCTTTATGCTCTTCTCACAAACAGGGTCCTTCTAGTTTACGACAACAAAATCGACATGTCTGATCTCTTCTGTGAGCCTTTTCCCGAAACCACATGGTTACTTCCTAAGGAATTCCCTCTTTGGAATCGGCTTGACTCGTTGAATCAACATTCACCAGAAAGCTATGGCAACATTGTGAATCTTTCGGAAAGTTATTCTtcattatcatttatatatctTCATGTCTCTGGTGGCTACAATGAAAACGATCAACGTTTCTATTGTGATGACGATCACGTATTTCTAGGAAACATTTCTTGGGTAATAATGAAATCAAATTTCTACTTCATCCCGTCTCTGTTCTTGATCCCGTCATTTGAACAAGAACTAGCCAAACTTTTCCCTGTAAAAGATACGGTTTTCCATTTCCTAGGTAGGTACCTGTTCTTGCCCTCAAATCCTGTCTGGGATCATATAACCACATACTATCAAGCTTATCTAGAAAAATCAGAGGAAAGAATCGGCGTCCAGATCAGAGTCTTTACTCGTAATTGGGTCAAAATGATGTTTAACACTAGATGGGCAGTTCAAACCATACCAGAGACAGTATTATCCTGTTCGTTAGCAAATAAGATGCTCCCGCTAGAAATGAATACAAACAAATCGTTAATCGTCTCACAGGAAGACCATAAGTCTATAGCTGTTCTAGTGACATCTTTAGAATCTGATCATTTTGAGAAGATAAAAAAGATATACAAGAAATATACAACTGCTGATGGAACGGTGATTAAAGTTTTCCATCCAAGTTCTGAAGGGAAACAGAGAACCGGGAAAAAGTGGCATAATATGAAAGCATGGGCAGATATGTACTTACTGAGCTTGTCGGATAAGCTGATCACTAGTCCCGGGTCAACGTTTGGTTATGTGGCCCAAGGTCTTGGAGGATTGACACCATGGATCTTACATATGCCCGTTAATGAGACAGTTCAAAATCCTCCATGTAATCGAGCCATGTCCATGGAGCCTTGCTTTCATGTTCCTCCTTTTAAGGGGTGTGGTAAGAGATCTGGGATTGACACTGGTTCAATTGTTTCTCACGTTAGACATTGCGAGGACATAACCTTTGGACTTAAACTAGTTGACCCTAGCCGCTTATGATGCCTCTGAACTACATAATCGTTAATTCATACAATGACCAAGATTTGCTTTGAAGAAAATGCTCGTTCGATCAGTTAAGTCAATCTCAATTTTGATTTAGGTTATATTCAAGTTTGTTTAGAAATGTAAAGGAATTAGAATAAGTGAAGTTGCTAAGATTTGTAAAGTATATTTCATGGCCATTATATCAAAATTGTGGCAGTTAGTGTAAAAAGACTAGCTGCTGTGTCCAAGAAGAAGTGGCATCCGTGGCTGTGCACCCCTTCACAATGAAATTTAGGTACCAATACTTCACTCAAAAAATAACCTACTATAATCAATTTCCTAATAAACATTAAAACTCAAACAAGATGCGCATGAGGCATGATGCTTAAAACTTACTATGCTTGGATGTCTCATAAAACACTATAGCCatgaaaaatattcaaaatgtaAGGCTGGCATAAAATGCTTATACACTAATACACATATTACATTAAGcttgaaaatattcaaaaaaaaacacTCCAAAACACATAGTAAAACAATATTGTTCAATTCATCAACATGTTCGTACAGATATCCAAAATAATTCAAACATCTTCAATCAAGCCCGGGTATTGCTCCGATCCATTAATATCTCGAATCTTGAACGTACTCCCAAAAATTCCTAGAAACATAGTTACAAACAAAtcaataaaacattaaaacatacctataatatatatacacacgttAGTATACGCTGGTATAGAACCTGTAGGGAGGGAAGAAACTCGCCATTCCTGCATCAAGTAAGCCTACATAGAGAGGTAGTTATTATGTGACCTGATCGATTAATGCTAGTGCTTACCTTAATTTGTCATACTGTATTATATATAGATGGTAAtgaataacaataaataatcaGAATCAAAAATACCAGTACTGCTTTCGTTTAGTCCAGCCACTTCAGCttcaatcttcttcttctttagaTAAAGTCTATCAATTGTATCACGTACCCCCCGTAGCTTATTACGCACATGCTCAATCCTTCCTTCTGGTGTAGAAATGTTATACCCAGTCACCTCCTGGAAAATCTCCTTACCAGGATCAATAGGATTCTTAATCGCTAAGGCACGATCACACTCACGCACCGACTCCTCAAACTCCTTTTCTTCAGTCGCCATCTCATACAATAAATTCGCATAAAAATACCCAAACTCAACAGAGCAAGGTGACAACACCGTCGCCTTTTTTGCAAATTCAGCCGCATTTTTCCAATGTATACTAGTCAGATCAACTGTAATTTGACTCAAAACAGTCCCTTGCACTCGACATATCAACGCTAAACTCGCACGATCATCTTCGATTCTCGCACCCAAATCATTCATTAACTTGATCGCTTTATGAAAATTTCCACGCTTAAACTTTAAAGCCTCCTTACACTCTGATTTCACAGCAAGGTAACTAGGGGATTCCATACCTAACATCACTTCAATACTTTCTGGATCTAATTTCTCTTGTACATCATTCTTTGAATTCAAATCATTCAACCTCATAATATTACTCAAATTAAGTTCCGTAGATGGTGAACTAACCTTATCGTCACTGTTAACGGCCGGTCTGGAGCTAGTAGCGACCGTTGACTTTTTCCTGCCCGTAGAGAGTGAAGTTGCCGGtgttttttgtttctgtttCTTTCGTTCTTCTTTCTTAATTCTTAGCTCCGTATTAGCCTTCTCACGTAACGCGCTTAACTCGTTACGCACATCCTCAATTATTCTCCCTTCCGGTTTCAACTGATCAGTCTCCTTTTTCAGACTTTCCTTCCCAGGATCAATCGGATCCTTGATCGCTAACGCCCGATCACACTCACGAATCGTCTCCTCATACTCCTTCACTTTAGTCGCTGTCTCATACAATAAACTCGCATAGAAACACGCAAACTCAACCGAACACGGAGATGACTCCGCCGCCTTTTTTGCCCACACAAGCCCATTCTTCAAACAGCTCTGTTTATCATTCGGATCATCCATAGTCTTTGCGAACTCAACAGACATAGTCCCGTTCACTCGATATATCAACGCTAAACTTGCACGATCATCCGCGTGTTTCGCCGGCAAATCCTTCATTAAATTCAAGGCTACTTGATGTTTTCCACTCCTTGTCTTATTCAAAGCATTCTGACACTTTAATTTCACTGAAGAGTAACTCTCAGTCTCCATTCCTGACACCACTTCATCCTCTAAATTCATTATTACTCAAAATTTAAGAAATACTAGTAGTATATAGAAATGGAATAGAAGTCAAAACCCTGATATGTAAGAAAACAGAGCAGATTAACCCTAATCCCCATGCTTGTTATTAATAGAAAACAGCAAATACAAGTGTAGTCCCTGAAGTCTTCCTCTTCATGTTTTAGCACCAAAAGTGTATACCAGGTTTTATTCTTCGCATTTTGAGCACAAACTTCCGTTTAGACTATACGCaattttcatcatcaatcaatcacTTTTAAGCATTCCTTGTGCATCCAGAAATGAGTAATGACTTAGGTTAATTGTGGAAAGGATCATACAAACCCTTCATTAGTACATTCATCGGCAATGTCATTGTTCTCAGATTTTACTTTTACCTGTTTCAGTAACTCCTGACACTTATTTTCTCtcttataaaatacatatcGACTTCAAAGTGCTTGGTCTTTTCATGAAAATCAGGCTGCTCGTTACCGAAAAAAGTGCAGCCATATCGGGTTGTTACTCTTAGCCGAAACTAT includes these proteins:
- the LOC122610654 gene encoding galactoside 2-alpha-L-fucosyltransferase-like: MSKFKLLHFAYRIIYLICVPIFKFPEEEDFNNNYESCQSRYESGRYRRESLHKPSSYLISRLSEYEALHTRCGPQSEAYKQKIRELKSGRVSNNHDDESSDCKYLVRIPADGLGNRMLSLASAFLYALLTNRVLLVYDNKIDMSDLFCEPFPETTWLLPKEFPLWNRLDSLNQHSPESYGNIVNLSESYSSLSFIYLHVSGGYNENDQRFYCDDDHVFLGNISWVIMKSNFYFIPSLFLIPSFEQELAKLFPVKDTVFHFLGRYLFLPSNPVWDHITTYYQAYLEKSEERIGVQIRVFTRNWVKMMFNTRWAVQTIPETVLSCSLANKMLPLEMNTNKSLIVSQEDHKSIAVLVTSLESDHFEKIKKIYKKYTTADGTVIKVFHPSSEGKQRTGKKWHNMKAWADMYLLSLSDKLITSPGSTFGYVAQGLGGLTPWILHMPVNETVQNPPCNRAMSMEPCFHVPPFKGCGKRSGIDTGSIVSHVRHCEDITFGLKLVDPSRL
- the LOC122579266 gene encoding uncharacterized protein LOC122579266, translated to MNLEDEVVSGMETESYSSVKLKCQNALNKTRSGKHQVALNLMKDLPAKHADDRASLALIYRVNGTMSVEFAKTMDDPNDKQSCLKNGLVWAKKAAESSPCSVEFACFYASLLYETATKVKEYEETIRECDRALAIKDPIDPGKESLKKETDQLKPEGRIIEDVRNELSALREKANTELRIKKEERKKQKQKTPATSLSTGRKKSTVATSSRPAVNSDDKVSSPSTELNLSNIMRLNDLNSKNDVQEKLDPESIEVMLGMESPSYLAVKSECKEALKFKRGNFHKAIKLMNDLGARIEDDRASLALICRVQGTVLSQITVDLTSIHWKNAAEFAKKATVLSPCSVEFGYFYANLLYEMATEEKEFEESVRECDRALAIKNPIDPGKEIFQEVTGYNISTPEGRIEHVRNKLRGVRDTIDRLYLKKKKIEAEVAGLNESSTGLLDAGMASFFPPYRNFWEYVQDSRY